In one window of Amblyomma americanum isolate KBUSLIRL-KWMA chromosome 9, ASM5285725v1, whole genome shotgun sequence DNA:
- the ArfGAP3 gene encoding ADP-ribosylation factor GTPase activating protein 3 isoform X1, translating into MADQAPSKSDITTIFKRLRSIPANKVCFDCGAKNPTWASVTYGVFICMDCSAVHRSLGVHLSFVRSTQLDTSWTWVQLRSMQVGGNANAVSFFQQHSCTSTDAQQKYNSRAAQLYREKVHQQAATAMRVYGTDPLMDHHESPVGSPDSKEDDFFREHEEALAARQAASDAAQLPCEPGAALFHPPPAEPIQVTPSLAGSALTASASSSSARKPQRKPGKGLGAQKVSANFQDIEREAQKADEMRAAIASQSSAKQATSTVDSEEAARQLASMRLAYRDLDKDIRNKQVDPRKAQQLERLGMGLGGGGRAAVSHSALADMRTIAQETPQAAGGDRPSHDFLSGTGFFSSGGSRGGGYGSSAGDSLYDDGPSSRPAPAPSSSSWDTVLTSAPERDDSSGRSRHVVQQGPTTDEARKKFGNAKAISSEQFFHGSRDSDFEKRTQLARFEGSSSISSADYFGGGPGSSNVAHSSSMSGPNLYEIREGVRDGVTKVASRLSSLANGVMSSLQDRYGY; encoded by the exons ATGGCAGATCAGGCCCCGAGCAAATCTGATATAACGACGATTTTTAAACGACTGCGGTCAATACCAGCGAACAAG GTGTGCTTTGACTGTGGCGCCAAGAACCCGACCTGGGCCAGCGTCACCTATGGGGTGTTCATCTGCATGGACTGCTCGGCCGTGCACCGGTCCCTGGGGGTGCACCTGTCTTTTGTGCGCTCCACCCAGCTGGACACCAGCTGGACCTGGGTGCAGCTGCGCTCCATGCAAGTGGGCGGCAACGCCAATGCG GTGTCGTTCTTCCAGCAGCACAGTTGCACGAGCACAGACGCTCAGCAAAAGTACAACAGCCGTGCAGCACAGCTGTACAGGGAGAAAGTCCACCAGCAGGCGGCCACAGCGATGCGCGTCTACGGGACTGAT CCCCTGATGGACCACCATGAGAGCCCTGTGGGGAGCCCTGACAGCAAAGAAGACGACTTTTTCCGAGAGCACGAAGAAGCCCTGGCAGCACGACAGGCGGCCAGTGACGCGGCGCAGCTGCCGTGCGAACCGGGCGCTGCCTTGTTTCATCCACCACCTGCGGAGCCTATCCAGGTGACGCCATCCCTTGCTGGCAGTGCCCTGACTGCGTCTGCATCGTCATCTTCGGCCCGGAAGCCTCAGCGCAAGCCGGGGAAGGGCCTTGGAGCACAGAAG GTGAGCGCCAACTTTCAGGACATTGAACGGGAGGCCCAGAAAGCAGATGAGATGCGTGCGGCCATTGCAAGTCAATCCAGTGCCAAGCAGGCGACTTCGACTGTGGACTCGGAAGAGGCTGCAAGACAGCTGGCTTCGATGCGACTGGCATACAGAGACCTGGACAAAGACATCCGCAACAAGCAG GTTGATCCTCGCAAGGCACAGCAACTTGAGCGACTAGGCATGGGCCTGGGCGGTGGCGGCCGTGCCGCAGTTTCGCACTCGGCGCTGGCTGACATGCGCACCATTGCGCAAGAGACTCCACAAGCTGCCGGCGGAGATCGGCCAAGCCACGACTTCTTGAGTGGCACGGGCTTCTTCTCTTCGGGTGGCTCGCGGGGAGGAGGCTATGGCAGCAGTGCGGGAGACAGTCTGTACGATGACGGGCCGTCTTCGCGGCCTGCCCCGGCACCGTCCTCCTCTTCCTGGGACACAGTCTTGACCTCTGCTCCAGAGAGAGATGACAG CTCTGGTCGCAGCCGACATGTGGTTCAGCAGGGACCAACCACAGACGAAGCTCGCAAGAAGTTTGGCAATGCCAAGGCAATCTCATCCGAGCAGTTCTTTCACGGCTCCAGGGACTCAGAT TTTGAGAAGAGGACCCAGCTTGCTCGCTTTGAGGGCTCGTCATCTATCTCGAGTGCCGATTACTTTGGCGGTGGACCCGGTTCGAGCAACGTGGCGCACTCCAGCAGCATGTCTGGACCCAACCTGTATGAGATTCGTGAAGGGGTTCGGGATGGTGTCACCAAGGTGGCCTCTCGCCTCTCCTCTCTCGCAAACGGCGTCATGAGCTCCCTCCAG GATCGTTACGGCTATTGA
- the ArfGAP3 gene encoding ADP-ribosylation factor GTPase activating protein 3 isoform X2 yields the protein MADQAPSKSDITTIFKRLRSIPANKVCFDCGAKNPTWASVTYGVFICMDCSAVHRSLGVHLSFVRSTQLDTSWTWVQLRSMQVGGNANAVSFFQQHSCTSTDAQQKYNSRAAQLYREKVHQQAATAMRVYGTDPLMDHHESPVGSPDSKEDDFFREHEEALAARQAASDAAQLPCEPGAALFHPPPAEPIQVTPSLAGSALTASASSSSARKPQRKPGKGLGAQKVSANFQDIEREAQKADEMRAAIASQSSAKQATSTVDSEEAARQLASMRLAYRDLDKDIRNKQVDPRKAQQLERLGMGLGGGGRAAVSHSALADMRTIAQETPQAAGGDRPSHDFLSGTGFFSSGGSRGGGYGSSAGDSLYDDGPSSRPAPAPSSSSWDTVLTSAPERDDSSGRSRHVVQQGPTTDEARKKFGNAKAISSEQFFHGSRDSDFEKRTQLARFEGSSSISSADYFGGGPGSSNVAHSSSMSGPNLYEIREGVRDGVTKVASRLSSLANGVMSSLQRK from the exons ATGGCAGATCAGGCCCCGAGCAAATCTGATATAACGACGATTTTTAAACGACTGCGGTCAATACCAGCGAACAAG GTGTGCTTTGACTGTGGCGCCAAGAACCCGACCTGGGCCAGCGTCACCTATGGGGTGTTCATCTGCATGGACTGCTCGGCCGTGCACCGGTCCCTGGGGGTGCACCTGTCTTTTGTGCGCTCCACCCAGCTGGACACCAGCTGGACCTGGGTGCAGCTGCGCTCCATGCAAGTGGGCGGCAACGCCAATGCG GTGTCGTTCTTCCAGCAGCACAGTTGCACGAGCACAGACGCTCAGCAAAAGTACAACAGCCGTGCAGCACAGCTGTACAGGGAGAAAGTCCACCAGCAGGCGGCCACAGCGATGCGCGTCTACGGGACTGAT CCCCTGATGGACCACCATGAGAGCCCTGTGGGGAGCCCTGACAGCAAAGAAGACGACTTTTTCCGAGAGCACGAAGAAGCCCTGGCAGCACGACAGGCGGCCAGTGACGCGGCGCAGCTGCCGTGCGAACCGGGCGCTGCCTTGTTTCATCCACCACCTGCGGAGCCTATCCAGGTGACGCCATCCCTTGCTGGCAGTGCCCTGACTGCGTCTGCATCGTCATCTTCGGCCCGGAAGCCTCAGCGCAAGCCGGGGAAGGGCCTTGGAGCACAGAAG GTGAGCGCCAACTTTCAGGACATTGAACGGGAGGCCCAGAAAGCAGATGAGATGCGTGCGGCCATTGCAAGTCAATCCAGTGCCAAGCAGGCGACTTCGACTGTGGACTCGGAAGAGGCTGCAAGACAGCTGGCTTCGATGCGACTGGCATACAGAGACCTGGACAAAGACATCCGCAACAAGCAG GTTGATCCTCGCAAGGCACAGCAACTTGAGCGACTAGGCATGGGCCTGGGCGGTGGCGGCCGTGCCGCAGTTTCGCACTCGGCGCTGGCTGACATGCGCACCATTGCGCAAGAGACTCCACAAGCTGCCGGCGGAGATCGGCCAAGCCACGACTTCTTGAGTGGCACGGGCTTCTTCTCTTCGGGTGGCTCGCGGGGAGGAGGCTATGGCAGCAGTGCGGGAGACAGTCTGTACGATGACGGGCCGTCTTCGCGGCCTGCCCCGGCACCGTCCTCCTCTTCCTGGGACACAGTCTTGACCTCTGCTCCAGAGAGAGATGACAG CTCTGGTCGCAGCCGACATGTGGTTCAGCAGGGACCAACCACAGACGAAGCTCGCAAGAAGTTTGGCAATGCCAAGGCAATCTCATCCGAGCAGTTCTTTCACGGCTCCAGGGACTCAGAT TTTGAGAAGAGGACCCAGCTTGCTCGCTTTGAGGGCTCGTCATCTATCTCGAGTGCCGATTACTTTGGCGGTGGACCCGGTTCGAGCAACGTGGCGCACTCCAGCAGCATGTCTGGACCCAACCTGTATGAGATTCGTGAAGGGGTTCGGGATGGTGTCACCAAGGTGGCCTCTCGCCTCTCCTCTCTCGCAAACGGCGTCATGAGCTCCCTCCAG AGAAAGTGA